The DNA window TTGAAAATCATGCATACTCACACCCTAATATGAGTCAGCTTGATGAAAGTCGTGCCAGATTGGAAATATCCAAAACGAAAGATTTATTGAAGGAAAAGCTAGGTGTGGAGAATCGATGGTTCGCGCCTCCATCTGGTGATTTTAATGATAGAACAGTTCGCCAAGCCGCTGATCAAGGGTTAAAGACGGTATTGTGGACTTTGGACACGGTGGATTGGAAAAATCCACCACCTAGCAGTGTAATTGCTAAAATATCAAAAAAAGTGGAACCGGGATCACTCATTCTAATGCACCCGACAGCATCGTCCAGTGAGGCTCTTAAAGAGATCATCCAGACCATACAGCACAAAGGTTTGAAGCTTGGAACGGTGGACGAGACACTATCTTCGAGTCGTGTTAATACACCGGGGAGTTGAGCATTCGGTCTTTTTTTGGTAGGATAAAGGATGCATTTATGTTTGTTAAATAAAAACTTAAGCTATGCTTGGGTCAGTTTTGCTTCGCAAAACTAAGTACATGCTTACGAAGTCAGTTTTGCTTCGCAAAACTTATAGGAGGGCCTTTCGTGAAGAAGATGCAATTGAAAAACGGCCTGCGAGTGGTTATGGAGACAATTCCAACCTTTCGTTCGGTGTCGTTTGGCATATGGGTAAAGACAGGATCGCGCAACGAAAGCCCCGAGATGGGTGGGGTTTCACACTTTATCGAGCATATGTTGTTTAAAGGTACTGAGCGCTTTGAAGCAAAGGATATTGCTGAAGAGTTCGATGCCATTGGAGGAAATGTTAATGCTTTTACCTCTAAGGAATATACGTGTTATTATGCGAAAGTTCTCGACGAGCATTTGCCTATCGCGGTAGATGTGTTAGCGGATATGTTCTTCCGCTCACGTTTTGATGAAGAAGAGCTTCGTAAAGAGAAGAATGTTATCCTTGAGGAAATCTCCATGTATGAGGATACCCCGGACGATATGGTTCACGATTTGTTGTCCAGAGCTGCCTATGGTGATCATCCGTTAGCCTTGCCTATTTTGGGTACGGAAGAAAAACTGCATGCTATGGGTCCCTCACATCTACGGGAATATATGCGTCAGAAATATACGATTGAGAATACGGTAATCAGTGTTGCTGGTAATATTGATGACAGCGTGATTGAATTACTGGAGAAGCATTTTGGTGATTTTAATAATCACGGAGTCCAAAGTGAGCCTGAACCGCCTACTTTTTTGGGTGGTTTGAAATTCCATCAAAAGAAGACAGAGCAAAATCATATTTGTTTGTCATTCCCGGGTTTGAAGAGTGGAGACCAACGTCAGTATGCAATGGTTCTATTGAACAACGCGCTTGGCGGCGGGATGAGTTCGCGGCTGTTTCAGGAGATTCGTGAGAAGAGAGGACTAGCTTATTCAGTTTACTCCTATCATAGCTCTCATGCAGATAGTGGATTGTTTACAGTATATGCAGGAACAGCGCCTAAACAAAGTGTAGAAGTTCTTGATCTGACGAAAGAGATCTTACACGAAGTGTCGGTGAAGGGGATTAGCGACAGTGAACTTCGTAAGGGAAAAGAACAGCTCAAGGGAAGTTTGATTCTTAGTTTGGAAAGTACGGGTAGTAGAATGAACCGACTCGGTAAGAATGAGTTGATGCTCGGTAAACATTATACGCTCGATGAAATGATAGCACGGATTGAAGCAGTAACGATGGATGATGTTGATTATGTGCTGAAAGAAATGTTCAAACAGCCGTTTTCACTTGCCATGGTTGGTTCATCAGATCGTGTGCTGTCGGGAATAAGGAGAGATGAACTTGTCATTTGATGTGCAAATTAACCGTCTTGCCGGGAATGAAGATATTGAACTCCCTCGCAAAATGTCGGAGCTAGCTTCTGGCTTCGATTTATACGCTGCTGTAACTGAAGATATTGTATTTCTTCCAGGGCAACGTGGGCTCGTTCCAACCGGATTGGCTATTGCGATGCCAGCAGGTTTGGAAGCGCAGATTCGTCCACGCAGTGGACTAGCGTTCAAACATGGTATCACTTGCCTGAATACACCGGGAACGATCGACGCCGATTATCGAGGAGAGATCAAAGTACTTTTGATCAATCTTGGAGAAGAACCATTTACCATCAAACGTAATGAACGAATTGCGCAAATGGTATTCCAGATTGTACCGGAAGTTAATCTTATTCCAGTTGATGAACTTTCCGACACTGCGCGCGGTGCGGGTGGCTTTGGCCATACAGGAAAGAACTAACCTTAATCAGGAATTAATAACGATTAGCTGAATTTATGCTGCAAATTTAAAAGCTTACAATACCAAGGCCATAGCGCTGCGGTGATTGTAGGCTTTTTTTGTATTGGCAGAATACAAAAGATGATGCAGAACGTAGCGAAGGGGACGGAATTGTTCTGAAGAAGCGGTAGCTTCGCCTTTGTCCTTGGATTTCTACCACTATAGGTTAATTAAATCAAGAAATTCAAGGACAACAGCGATCGGAAGAATAATCCGTCACCGTAGCGGTCACTATATTACGCCTTTTTTGTTACATGATCATTTTCACCACTTGATAGGCAATGGCATAAGATACTCTATACTGTGTTGCTTGGAAGGAGTGCCATTCTGAATGCTAACCGGACTTACCATTCTCTTCGTTGGTGGAGATGCACGGCAGGTTG is part of the Paenibacillus segetis genome and encodes:
- the dut gene encoding dUTP diphosphatase, whose amino-acid sequence is MNLSFDVQINRLAGNEDIELPRKMSELASGFDLYAAVTEDIVFLPGQRGLVPTGLAIAMPAGLEAQIRPRSGLAFKHGITCLNTPGTIDADYRGEIKVLLINLGEEPFTIKRNERIAQMVFQIVPEVNLIPVDELSDTARGAGGFGHTGKN
- a CDS encoding M16 family metallopeptidase, whose translation is MKKMQLKNGLRVVMETIPTFRSVSFGIWVKTGSRNESPEMGGVSHFIEHMLFKGTERFEAKDIAEEFDAIGGNVNAFTSKEYTCYYAKVLDEHLPIAVDVLADMFFRSRFDEEELRKEKNVILEEISMYEDTPDDMVHDLLSRAAYGDHPLALPILGTEEKLHAMGPSHLREYMRQKYTIENTVISVAGNIDDSVIELLEKHFGDFNNHGVQSEPEPPTFLGGLKFHQKKTEQNHICLSFPGLKSGDQRQYAMVLLNNALGGGMSSRLFQEIREKRGLAYSVYSYHSSHADSGLFTVYAGTAPKQSVEVLDLTKEILHEVSVKGISDSELRKGKEQLKGSLILSLESTGSRMNRLGKNELMLGKHYTLDEMIARIEAVTMDDVDYVLKEMFKQPFSLAMVGSSDRVLSGIRRDELVI